A window of the Bradysia coprophila strain Holo2 chromosome X unlocalized genomic scaffold, BU_Bcop_v1 contig_128, whole genome shotgun sequence genome harbors these coding sequences:
- the LOC119067690 gene encoding tetraspanin-9: MSSGGYSCMRRTFCWLNIIILICSCAFLGAGLWLRLAYQGEYVTLLPDHAALSADSLLLTAGVMGFVITFFGCCGSWFQSKCLLICYFTLLVLLFLTEFLLGSLAFVFRGGIGRTLASELKYGIEKFYNSTDMGGRITPSVAAIWDSLQSNVHCCGVNSYEDWYDISSWPGERWVPDSCCRPQYNESFGLVEGSGYELPASINCSKAHNPALWWSHGCLDAIQMWLVHRLHVVGAVGLVIAFIQLFGLLTSMLLFCTMRHRKKEEETYKSYSPTTDNQRNRSINSYIDE; this comes from the exons ATGAGTAGCGGAGGTTATTCATGTATGCGACGGACGTTTTGCTGGCTCAACATAATTATATTG ATATGTTCATGTGCATTTCTAGGAGCTGGATTATGGTTACGGTTAGCATATCAAGGAGAATATGTGACACTACTACCAGACCATGCAGCCCTAAGCGCTGATTCG TTACTTTTAACGGCTGGCGTAATGGGTTTTGTAATAACATTTTTCGGGTGTTGTGGTTCGTGGTTCcagtccaaatgtttattaatTTGT TACTTCACATTACTAGTCCTATTATTTTTAACTGAATTCCTTCTCGGATCATTGGCGTTTGTTTTCCGCGGGGGAATAGGACGAACACTGGCCAGTGAACTTAAGTACGGAATCgagaaattttacaattcGACCGATATGGGAGGCCGTATAACGCCGTCAGTGGCTGCAATATGGGACAGTCTACAGTCGAAT GTACATTGCTGTGGCGTGAATTCATATGAAGATTGGTATGACATAAGTTCGTGGCCGGGTGAACGATGGGTTCCCGACTCTTGTTGTCGTCCGCAATACAATGAATCGTTTGGATTGGTTGAAGGATCTGGCTATGAATTACCAGCTTCCATTAACTGCTCCAAAGCTCACAATCCGGCGTTGTGGTGGAGTCATGGATGTTTGGACGCTATTCAGATGTGGCTGGTGCATCGATTGCATGTGGTTGGTGCGGTTGGACTTGTAATAGCTTTTATTCAA TTGTTTGGTCTATTGACGTCGATGCTGCTATTTTGCACGATGCGTCACCGgaaaaaggaagaagaaaCGTATAAATCGTATTCGCCGACAACGGACAACCAAAGGAATCGATCAATAAATAGCTACATAGATGAATAG